From the genome of Polynucleobacter sp. AM-7D1:
GCATATAGGAGATAATTCATTTATTGGATCTGGTTGTAACTTAATTGCGCCGCTTGAAATTGGAGAGGCAGTTTTTGTTGGGGCGGGATCAACGATTACTTCGGATATTGATAATGAAGACGTTGTCATTGCAAGAAGTAGGCAGCTAACTATACGAAAGCATAACAGAGGCTTCAAAAGTGAATAACCTTAGGGTGGTCGTATGGGGATTGGGGCAACATTCCCTCAATAAGATTCTGCCAGCGCTTGTTGATACTCCGGGGTTGGAAATGTATGGGGTATGCTCAAGGAATAAAGACGTTGTTGCATCAACTGCCAATAAATTCAGATGTAAAGGTTGGCTAGATCCTAGAGTAATGCTTTTTGATGACAATATAGATGTTGTTTATCTTTCAACCCCAATTGGACTTCATTTCACGCATGGGAAAATGATATTACTTTCTGGTAAGCATCTATGGTGTGAAAAACCTCTAGTTAGCCGCCTTGAAGATGCTTGTACTCTGACGGATTTGGCGCTTGCAAAGAGTTTGAAAATTGCTGAGGGCTACATGTTTAAGTATCACCCGCATTTTCAGCAGTTTTTACAATTTTGCAAACAGGGTTACATCGGTCCAATTAGATCGGCAACCTTTAGGTTTGGTATACCCCCCCTTGCAAATCCTGGCTTTCGAACTGATCCAGCGCTCGGAGGCGGTGCATTTTTGGATGTAGGTTGTTACCCAGTAGCTGCAGCTTTAGAGGTTTTTGCGGGTACCCCTTATTCACTTCGCTATTCGGACATCACAATGAAGCAGGGCGTACCTGTAGATACATCGGGTAGGGCGGTAATAGAATTTTCTAATGGTGCAGAGGCCAACCTTGAGTGGGGTATTAATTGTTCATATCGAAATGAGATTGATGTTTGGGGGGAATTTGGCGGGATATACTCCGAGATGATTTTCTCTAAGCCCCCTGACTATCAACCTTATTTTATAATGTCAGATCAAAATGGCCGAAAAACGAAGGTTTTCTCTGTGGCTGAAAACCACTTTAAGATAATGCTTGAGCATTTCCGATGTCTTACTTTGGATGCTACAGGAGCAACTGATGAATTAGCCAAAATCAGAGATAGGGCTAAATTAATCGAATTGATTAAAGTCGCCGCTAGCGTTTAATTAGTCTTAATTGAAATATAAAAAGGAAATAGAAATGGAAAATTGGAAGAATGTAGTTTTGGATGAGCCAGGAATGTGGCCCACTGAAGGTTTGGTATCACTTGAGCCGGCACACGTTGATGCACGAGGCACAATTCAGTCCCTAGTTAATTTCCCAATGAAAAACTTATCATTGATTACTAGCAAGAAGGGGTCTGTGAGATCAAATCATTACCATGTAACGGATTGGCACTATATGTATGTTTTGGCCGGATCTTTTGATTATTTTTATCGGCCAACTGGGACTGATTCACAACCTTCAGTAATAAGAGTGAATGCTGGAGAGATGGTATTTACTCCCCCAATGGAAGATCATGCAACGGTATTTCTTGAGGATACAAGCTTATTGGCTATGAGTCGCAACCCACGGGATCAGGTTGCGTATGAGGCTGATGTTAGAAGAGTGGTGCTGGTTAATCCAGACAGTATTGCTTGAACATGGAAGATTTTTATCTTAAAACAACATGTAGGATGTGTTCAGGGGAGGGGTTGGAGAAGGTTATGTCACTTGCCCCAACACCCCCCGGAAATAATTTTTTAAGTACTGCAGAATTGGAGTTGTCGGAAGCCTCTTATCCCTTAGATTTGTATTTGTGTGGCGAATGTAAGCATTTGCAATTAGGCCACGTTGTTGATCCAAAAATACTCTATCAAAAAGATTATTTCTATGTGTCTGGAACGTCAAATACATTCATTAAGCACTTGCAGGATTATGCTGAAAGTTCAGTTAGAAAATTTAAGCTTGATTCCGAATCATTTGTGGTTGATATTGGGTCTAATGATGGCACCTGTCTACGAGCATTTAAGGGGGCTGGCGTAGGTCGTGTATTAGGTGTTGATCCAGCCAGTAAAATTGCTCAAAGGGCTACAGAAAGCGGAATACCTACGGTACCAGATTTTTTTTCGCACGAGTTAGCCGTGCAACTTAGCAAAGAGCATGGAAGGGCAAAGCTCATAACCTCGCATAATGCCTGCGCCCATATTGATAGGTTGGATGACGTTATTAAAGGGGTGCATCATTGGCTCTCAGATGATGGGGTATTTGTACTGGAGGTGGGATACCTGGTTGATGTATATCAAAATGCTTGGTTTGATACGATTTATCATGAGCATCTAGATTTTCACACTGTGCGCCCGTTTCAATATTTATTTAAACGACTTGGTATGGAGTTATTAAGTGTAGAGCGTATAGCGCCTCAAGGGGGGTCGATTAGAGTTTCAGCACAGAGGGTCGGTGGCCCTCGCACCCCTGATTCGTCTATAAATAACTTGATTCAATTAGAAGATAGCATCTACTTAGGCGAAGCTACGACCTTCAAAGATTTCAATCTTCGAATTAATGAAATCGGTAGTCAGTTAAGAGCGCTAATTCGTGATATCAAAGACGCCGGATCAACTATTGCTGCTTTTGGTGCTCCCACTAAGTCGACTACATTGTTAGCACATTTCCAAATTAACCCGAGAGACATAGATTTTATAGTTGACGATAATCCATTAAAGCAGGGTTTGTATTCACCATTGAAGCATATTCCAGTTCTCCACCCGGGAGAGATATATGCCCAAAAGCCGGATTACTTACTTATACTGGCTTGGAATTTTGCAGAATCTATTATGGCGAACCATAAGAAATATTCCGATTTAGGGGGTAAATTTATTGTGCCCATGCCAAACCCAAAGGTGATTGCTCAATGAAAAGACTTTTAGTTGTAGCTCCTCATCCTGATGATGAAACTTTGGGCGCTGGTGGCACAATAATTAAGCTTGCAAATGAAGGGTATGAAGTGGCCGTTCTGACGGTTTCTGGGCATTTGCCACCCCTTTATGATAGAGCTGATTATGAAGTAACTTTAGCTGAGGCAAAAAACGCTTTTTCAATGCTTGGCGTCTCCAAATCTTGGTTTTTAGAAATTCCTGCCACCATGATTGGTGATCAGCCTGTAGGTGTTTTAAATAGAAAAATCGTTCAAGTTATTAATGATTTTGAGCCTGAGATTGTTCTCTGCCCATTCCCTGATAGGCACATCGATCACCGAATTGTTTTTGAGAGTGTCATGGTTTCATGTAGGCCAGTGGGCTCGGGGCGATGCGTAAAAATGTTAGCAAGTTATGAAACTCTCTCAGAGACTCATTGGAATGCACCAAACATAGAAGCCAACTTTACCCCTAACTGGGTTGTTGACATCACAGATCAAATTGAAAAGAAGATTAGCGCTTTGAACTGTTATGAATCGCAAATTCCTCATTTCCCCGGCGCTCGATCTCTTGAGGCTGCAAAGTCTCTTGCAATGTTTCGTGGTACTCAGGCAGGTTTTTCATATGGCGAAGCTTTTCAAATTATCAGAAAATCTAGTTAATTTTTGAACCTGCTTTGGATAATTTAGTCAAACAATTTATGCTGCGGTGGCCTCGCTCTACAAAGAGGGGGGCTGTAGTCATATTGGATATATTGATTTGCATTTTCAGTACATGGATTTCATTTGGGTTGCGACTCGACCAGTGGGGATGGCTGGAGGGCAATAGGTATTGGGCTCTGATTGCTGCAATCGGATTTATGCTCCCCCTCTTTATGTTTTTTGGACTATACAGAACTATTTTTAGATACGTTGGGTTCTTTGTGCTTGAATCTATGGTTCGAGTTTTAGCGATCTACTTAGTTTTATATGTTGGTATCTTTACTATAGTTGGGGTTGAGGATATTCCTCGTTCTATTGGGGTTATACAGCCAATCATTTTAATTTTTTGTATCGGTATTGGTCGATATTTAATTCAGTTGTGGTTAGGTTCGGTTGACTATGTTGGGAGACCGCACAGCAAGCAGATTCCGGTTGCGATCATATATGGTGCAGGTTCGGCTGGCAGACAGTTGGCCTCGGCCTTGTCTCTTAGCGGGCAAATGTTGGTCAAGGGCTTTATAGATGATGACCGACAATTACAGGGCAACACGATTGATGGTATCAATGTGTATGGAAATGGTGACCTAAGTGGGTTGATATCAAGACAGGGGATTACTGATGTGCTCTTGGCAATCCCTTCAGCAAATCAGTCCCGCAGAAATCAAATTATTACCTCACTAGAAGGTTGTGGAGTTCGCGTACGGACTCTACCTGGTGTCATTGATTTAGTCTTTGGAAGGGTTCGCATATCAGATTTGCATGATCTAGATATGAATGATTTATTGGGGCGCCAAGTAGTTCCCCCTAATGTTAAGTTATTGGAAGCAAATATTCGCAATCAAGTCGTTCTAGTTACAGGTGCTGGCGGCTCTATTGGCAGTGAGTTATGCCGACAAATAATTAAATTTTTACCGAAATCAATAATTCTGGTTGAAAGTAGCGAGCACGCATTGTATGTAGTTTATGAAGAGCTTAAACATCTCACTCTCGATTTGGACATCAATTATCAGTTAGAGTCTACGGGCGCAGTGTCTGAGTTTCTCATTCCCCGATTAGCATCGGTTCGAGATGTAGACCTAGTCAATAAAATCTTTGATGAATTTAAGCCAAATACAGTGTTTCATGCGGCAGCTTATAAGCACGTTCCTCTTGTTGAGCAGAATGCTGCGGAGGGTATACGCAATAATGTGTTGGGTACCCAAATTTGTGCGCAAGCCGCGCTAGATACCGGTACTTCTTGTTTTATTTTAATTAGCACGGATAAAGCGGTAAGGCCTACTAATGTTATGGGGGCAAGCAAGCGAGTTGCTGAATTAGTTTTGCAAGCAATGTCAGAATTCGCCAGAAAGAATGGTTGTAAAACTAAATTCTCAATGGTACGGTTTGGTAATGTGCTTGGCTCTTCTGGTTCGGTAGCGCCACTTTTTTCAGCTCAAATTAAGGCTGGTGGCCCCATAACCCTTACCCACCCGGAAGTTACGAGATATTTTATGACCATTCCTGAGGCTGCTCAATTAGTTATTCAGGCAAGCGCCATGTCTACCGGGGGAGATGTTTTTGTTCTTGATATGGGGAAGCCTGTACGGATCTATGACTTGGCGGTAAAGATGATTTTTCTTTCTGGGCTCATGCTGAAAAACAAAGATAACATGCATGGGGATATTGAAATCCAAATAACTGGATTGCGTCCAGGTGAAAAACTGTATGAAGAACTTTTGATTGGTAATGACCCACAGCCAACAGACCACCCAAAAATTATGAAAGCCCATGAGGAGTTTTTATCGAAACATGATTTAGAGCTAGAGTTGGAGAGGCTTAATCGGGCTTTGAGTGTTGGAGACTCTTTTCTGATAAGAAAGTCGTTAAAGAGTCTAGTGCCTGGATACCAGCCAACATTGACTTAGTTGGCAGTAATGGAGCACATTGAATAATGGCCTTCATAATATAATTAAAAACCTCGCCAGGCCCTTTCATTAGTTACGGGACTAGACTTAGGAACAAATATTCAAAAAAAATAATCAAATGCAACACTCCTTGTAGCAGGGTGGTTCTGCCGATTGCTAACGTTAGTGCCCCAATAAAGAACGATAGATACATCAGGGTCATATTCAGACTACTGATGCCTAAGCTCAGCGGAAGATTAAAGAAGATAGCAAACGCAGCTACCGTTGGAATGGTCAGTCCAATACTGGCTAAAGCTGAACCAAGAGCTAAGTTCAAGCTGCTCTGTAAGCGATTAGCTCTTGCAGCTCTGACGGAAGCATAAGCTTCAGGCAACAGTACTAGCATCGCAATGGCGATACCGACTACTGTCTTTGGGGCTCCAGCGGCTTTGACGCCAGCTTCAATTGCGGGGCTCAACGCTTCTGCAAGTCCAACCACTACCGCCAGTGAGATCAGTAGAAGGAAAACACTCACACCGGTTTTGAGATTGCTGGGTTTCTCGGCATGGGTATCACTATTTATTTTTTGATCTTCTGCTTTAGGTAAGTAGTAGTCGCGATGGCTGACTGTCTGGAAAAAGATGAACGCGCCATATAAAGTAAAAGAAGCTACACCGGCAAAAGCAAGCTGAGTCTTCGTAAAGTCTGGGCCAGGTGTGCTGGTAGTGACCATTGGCATAACGAGAATAAAAGTTGCTAGAGCAGTCAATACCGCCAGAGCAGAATTTGTACCTTCATTGCGAAAAGACATCTCATGGTTTTTGAAGCCCCCCATAAAAATACAGAGACCAATAACTCCATTGACAACAATCATGACAGTAGCAAACACGGCATCACGAGCGATAAATTCGGAGCCTTCATGCCCAGCAAACATCATGGCAATGATGAGTGAAACCTCGATGATGGTGACGGCAATTGCTAAAACCAATGTTCCATATGGCTCACCGGTTTTATGGGCAATGATCTCAGCATGGTGAACAGCTGATAACACCGCCCCAATCAGGGTGATGCCCATTAGGGCGATGAACCAAGTTTGGTTAAGAAGATCTGACATAGGGATAATGGAGTGAAGGGGGTTAGGGGGTGAAAACTGTATTGCAAGGTGAGCCTAGGTAGGCGATACCCACAGTTTAAAGGTTTGCGCGGATATGAATACGAAGGTAATAGCCTTATTTGAACCTGGCGCCCGAGTTGCTCATTGGCGTAAGTTATCTGCATTTAGTCGCCTCTTCAGTAAATTGCCAAAGACAATGCCACTTATAAAGCACTAAGAATGCCCGTTTCTGAATTGGCTGAGTCCTACACATACTGGCTTGCATCTCGATTTCTAGTCTAAAACCCTGGGTTTGTTGATACAGTAGACCCTTTATTGCTATTAATTTCATCGAAAGCTTGCAAATGACCGATTTATCCCTGACTCAAATTAAAGAAATCCGCGCTGCGGTCCTTGGCGCCGCAGCCAAAGTCCCGAGAGCCTTAATTGGTATGGGCGTTCTTTTTATTGCTTTGGGAATGATTGGCATTGCTGGTCAGACATTATTTTCATTTGTCACGATTAATGTATTAGGCGCATTCTTGGTATTTGGTGGTGCTGTGCAATTTGCTCATGCTATCAAATCTAGTGGCTGGAAGAGTGTCGGCATTCAGGTGGTATTGGCTGTTTTGTATGTTGCTGCCGGTATCTACACTTGGGCCTTCCCGATTCCTGCATTAGAGGCAATTACCCTTTGGCTTGCTGCAATCTTTTTTGTAACTGGCATCTTGCGTTTGATCTCCGCATTTCAGCATCGTCATTTCCGCGAATGGTTCTGGTTAGCGCTATCCTCTGCGATTTCAATCTTAATGGGTGTTCTCATCATGAATGGCTACCCAGAGAGCAGCTTGTGGTTGCCTGGTTTGCTCATTGCAATTGAGCTGCTTTTGCAGGGCTGGTCATTGCTTTTCTTAGGTTTAGCAGCGCGTTCATTGACTAAGTAATGGTGAGGGATGTATTCATACATTAAAGCGTTATGGCAATGAAAAAAACTGATCTCTATAAGAACCTTGCGTTGACTACTGCTCAGCGTATGAAGAATGCCAAGAAGGTGCCTAAGCCTGGTGCAGCTGAGAGTGTTCCTAAGACTAAGAAGGAGCTTGCTGGCAGCAACCCTATGCTCGCGTCTTTAATGGGCAAGGCTAAATCTAAGTAGCTCTTAATCACTCTTGAAGCAAGCCTCTCCACTATTACTGATCGATCTACTTAAGGTCTTTGCGGCACTCGTCATCATCCTGCATCACCTTGCTAGCTATGGACAGATTGCAGTAGATGCGCGAGCATTCTTGCCGAGCCTCATGGGCTGGCTATTTGAGTATGGACGTTTTGCAGTGCAAATATTTTTGGTGATGGCAGGGTACTTGGCCACGCAATCACTAACCCGATTTGCAAATGAAAAATTTAGCAGTCAGAAATTACTGCGAGTCATCATCAATCGCTATCTTCGCTTGTTTGCACCATACGTCGCCGCTTTGATTTTTACCATTTTTTGCGCCTGGATTGCTCGTCACTGGGTAAATGACGAGTTCGTTGGCGAGCAAGAGACGCCGGGCCAATTTATGGCACACCTATTTTTTCTGCAGGGCATTTTGGGTCTGGACTCAATCTCTGCAGGCGCTTGGTATGCCGCGATTGACTGGCAGCTCTACTCGGTACTGGCCATATTGCTCATTTCTTTTTCTTCGTATCAAACCTTAATTTGGTTGCTCAGCATTGTTGCAGTGAGCTCTTTGCTGTACTTCAATCGCTCGGCGCAGTACGAGTCTTACTTCATTTATTTCTTGGGCTCTTACACCTTGGGAGTGTTGTCCTATCTTGCAAAGAACTATGCTGATCAAAAGATCAGAGTCTTGGCAAAACTGCTGATCATCATCATTGGTGTAGTCATTGCAATCTCTTCTTTGCAGGAGGTGTGGGGAAGAAATATATTGGCATGGTTTATAGCCTTACTTCTATTGATTTGGGGTGACGCTGGCTATCCTACTTTGCCTCAAGGTGGAATGAATGCCAAGAGAGTGTTCTTACAGGGAATTGCTTGGGCGAGCCCACGCTCTTACTGCGCTTTCTTAATCCACTTTGCATTTATCTTGTTGGTAAATACAATTTACATTGCCTCTGGAATGCATGCCCACAAGAGTGGTTTAATAGCAATTAGCCTCATGATTGGAGTTGTGGTGAGTAGCACCATTGCCGCTAACTACTTGTATCGCTGGGTAGAGATTCCTGCTACTAAGCTTAAGGTCTGAGCGCTAACTCAAATTCCCATATCCTTGAGGACGCGGAAGATTTCTCGATAAGCCTTAGGTGGCTTATTACT
Proteins encoded in this window:
- a CDS encoding class I SAM-dependent methyltransferase, encoding MCSGEGLEKVMSLAPTPPGNNFLSTAELELSEASYPLDLYLCGECKHLQLGHVVDPKILYQKDYFYVSGTSNTFIKHLQDYAESSVRKFKLDSESFVVDIGSNDGTCLRAFKGAGVGRVLGVDPASKIAQRATESGIPTVPDFFSHELAVQLSKEHGRAKLITSHNACAHIDRLDDVIKGVHHWLSDDGVFVLEVGYLVDVYQNAWFDTIYHEHLDFHTVRPFQYLFKRLGMELLSVERIAPQGGSIRVSAQRVGGPRTPDSSINNLIQLEDSIYLGEATTFKDFNLRINEIGSQLRALIRDIKDAGSTIAAFGAPTKSTTLLAHFQINPRDIDFIVDDNPLKQGLYSPLKHIPVLHPGEIYAQKPDYLLILAWNFAESIMANHKKYSDLGGKFIVPMPNPKVIAQ
- a CDS encoding calcium:proton antiporter; translated protein: MSDLLNQTWFIALMGITLIGAVLSAVHHAEIIAHKTGEPYGTLVLAIAVTIIEVSLIIAMMFAGHEGSEFIARDAVFATVMIVVNGVIGLCIFMGGFKNHEMSFRNEGTNSALAVLTALATFILVMPMVTTSTPGPDFTKTQLAFAGVASFTLYGAFIFFQTVSHRDYYLPKAEDQKINSDTHAEKPSNLKTGVSVFLLLISLAVVVGLAEALSPAIEAGVKAAGAPKTVVGIAIAMLVLLPEAYASVRAARANRLQSSLNLALGSALASIGLTIPTVAAFAIFFNLPLSLGISSLNMTLMYLSFFIGALTLAIGRTTLLQGVLHLIIFFEYLFLSLVP
- a CDS encoding nucleoside-diphosphate sugar epimerase/dehydratase — protein: MDILICIFSTWISFGLRLDQWGWLEGNRYWALIAAIGFMLPLFMFFGLYRTIFRYVGFFVLESMVRVLAIYLVLYVGIFTIVGVEDIPRSIGVIQPIILIFCIGIGRYLIQLWLGSVDYVGRPHSKQIPVAIIYGAGSAGRQLASALSLSGQMLVKGFIDDDRQLQGNTIDGINVYGNGDLSGLISRQGITDVLLAIPSANQSRRNQIITSLEGCGVRVRTLPGVIDLVFGRVRISDLHDLDMNDLLGRQVVPPNVKLLEANIRNQVVLVTGAGGSIGSELCRQIIKFLPKSIILVESSEHALYVVYEELKHLTLDLDINYQLESTGAVSEFLIPRLASVRDVDLVNKIFDEFKPNTVFHAAAYKHVPLVEQNAAEGIRNNVLGTQICAQAALDTGTSCFILISTDKAVRPTNVMGASKRVAELVLQAMSEFARKNGCKTKFSMVRFGNVLGSSGSVAPLFSAQIKAGGPITLTHPEVTRYFMTIPEAAQLVIQASAMSTGGDVFVLDMGKPVRIYDLAVKMIFLSGLMLKNKDNMHGDIEIQITGLRPGEKLYEELLIGNDPQPTDHPKIMKAHEEFLSKHDLELELERLNRALSVGDSFLIRKSLKSLVPGYQPTLT
- a CDS encoding acyltransferase, yielding MKQASPLLLIDLLKVFAALVIILHHLASYGQIAVDARAFLPSLMGWLFEYGRFAVQIFLVMAGYLATQSLTRFANEKFSSQKLLRVIINRYLRLFAPYVAALIFTIFCAWIARHWVNDEFVGEQETPGQFMAHLFFLQGILGLDSISAGAWYAAIDWQLYSVLAILLISFSSYQTLIWLLSIVAVSSLLYFNRSAQYESYFIYFLGSYTLGVLSYLAKNYADQKIRVLAKLLIIIIGVVIAISSLQEVWGRNILAWFIALLLLIWGDAGYPTLPQGGMNAKRVFLQGIAWASPRSYCAFLIHFAFILLVNTIYIASGMHAHKSGLIAISLMIGVVVSSTIAANYLYRWVEIPATKLKV
- a CDS encoding Gfo/Idh/MocA family protein: MNNLRVVVWGLGQHSLNKILPALVDTPGLEMYGVCSRNKDVVASTANKFRCKGWLDPRVMLFDDNIDVVYLSTPIGLHFTHGKMILLSGKHLWCEKPLVSRLEDACTLTDLALAKSLKIAEGYMFKYHPHFQQFLQFCKQGYIGPIRSATFRFGIPPLANPGFRTDPALGGGAFLDVGCYPVAAALEVFAGTPYSLRYSDITMKQGVPVDTSGRAVIEFSNGAEANLEWGINCSYRNEIDVWGEFGGIYSEMIFSKPPDYQPYFIMSDQNGRKTKVFSVAENHFKIMLEHFRCLTLDATGATDELAKIRDRAKLIELIKVAASV
- a CDS encoding HdeD family acid-resistance protein, which translates into the protein MTDLSLTQIKEIRAAVLGAAAKVPRALIGMGVLFIALGMIGIAGQTLFSFVTINVLGAFLVFGGAVQFAHAIKSSGWKSVGIQVVLAVLYVAAGIYTWAFPIPALEAITLWLAAIFFVTGILRLISAFQHRHFREWFWLALSSAISILMGVLIMNGYPESSLWLPGLLIAIELLLQGWSLLFLGLAARSLTK
- a CDS encoding PIG-L deacetylase family protein; the protein is MKRLLVVAPHPDDETLGAGGTIIKLANEGYEVAVLTVSGHLPPLYDRADYEVTLAEAKNAFSMLGVSKSWFLEIPATMIGDQPVGVLNRKIVQVINDFEPEIVLCPFPDRHIDHRIVFESVMVSCRPVGSGRCVKMLASYETLSETHWNAPNIEANFTPNWVVDITDQIEKKISALNCYESQIPHFPGARSLEAAKSLAMFRGTQAGFSYGEAFQIIRKSS